The [Clostridium] scindens ATCC 35704 nucleotide sequence ATTACGGAGAACAGCAGTACCAGGAACAACGAGAAGCAGTAAAACATGAATCCGCTTACCTGGGTAACGGATAAGGCATCTGCATATTCATATCCGGCCGTAAGGGAAGATCCGATGAATACGAATACGCTCAGAAACGGAACTGCCAGGACGATGGAATTGGCAAATCCATCCAGCAGATTGGCCCGGCGGTATGGGTGCAGGCCGACACGTTTCCCAATCTCGTTCTGGATCTTTCCGAAGGTAGCCATGGAGGCGCTGGTCACGCCGCCGAAGAACATGGTTGTGATGGAGATCCCAAGCATCATGGCAATCTCTGCACCGCGGGTAGTCTGGCCAAATTTGCTGTCCAGGATCATATTGGTAATCTTCTCCAAGGCTCCGGCAGCAGTGAGTACGCCCATGATTCCATATACGGAAAGTACAAGGGTGATGGTTGCGATCATCCCATTGATACCATCGGTGAGGAATCCGGCAGGCGCGCCGTCCTTGACGGATAGGATGCTGCTTGGGGGCAGAAGGTGGAAAGCCAGTCCCACGATGGTTCCCAGAATCAGTCCGACGGTAATGGCTTTATAAATATTTCTGGTTTTTACGGCGGTAACCAGCATCACCACTACAGGAACCAGCATGACCAGCGTGGCAGGGTTCATATTTTGAGTAAGTATCTCCTCTGCGCCGCTGCCAAGCGTTCCGCCGCCTCCAAATATCCAGAACAGTACAAAAGAGATCGCACCGGCAGTTAGCGAGTATTTCAATCGGCTGGTCACGCACCCGCCTACATCCGCGAAGCCGGATTTTTCCGTGTATTCTTGGGTGCCCGCAGATATAATCGTCGTATCAGAGATGGGAGCCAGGTTGTCGCCAAAGATTCCGCCGGATACGATGGCGCCTGCCAGTGCGGACGGATTGCTTCCCAGCAGGATGCCGGCTGCGTAGAAGATAGGGAAGCAGGTGAACATGGTTCCCAGGGAGGAGCCGGTAGCGGAAGCTATGATACATACGGCAAAAAAGGTAAATGCCGTAAATAAGCCGCCGCCCACATGCAGTTTATCGGCGAGCCATACAAAGCCGGTGGAAATATTGGCAGCCTTGATCATGGCAGAAAACATGCCGATGATCAGCAGCAGGACGGTAACCGGAATGGC carries:
- a CDS encoding Na+/H+ antiporter NhaC family protein; translation: MEKKKLEFRGGWMAAFLPVCIFLFFCILYFIVLKAFEMYALAMGAFVALLISAVFTKKGHYDRFWEAVYDGAKEAIPVTVLLLIIGMFSAMIKAANISTGFVWLADKLHVGGGLFTAFTFFAVCIIASATGSSLGTMFTCFPIFYAAGILLGSNPSALAGAIVSGGIFGDNLAPISDTTIISAGTQEYTEKSGFADVGGCVTSRLKYSLTAGAISFVLFWIFGGGGTLGSGAEEILTQNMNPATLVMLVPVVVMLVTAVKTRNIYKAITVGLILGTIVGLAFHLLPPSSILSVKDGAPAGFLTDGINGMIATITLVLSVYGIMGVLTAAGALEKITNMILDSKFGQTTRGAEIAMMLGISITTMFFGGVTSASMATFGKIQNEIGKRVGLHPYRRANLLDGFANSIVLAVPFLSVFVFIGSSLTAGYEYADALSVTQVSGFMFYCFSLFLVLLFSVITGWGRAYEGAYGKPVRTLEKSE